From the genome of Lentimonas sp. CC4, one region includes:
- a CDS encoding biopolymer transporter ExbD, which translates to MKASDIFESAGKPDLTPMIDVVFLMLVFFMVTTELIKQEADLGIQLPSQAPPTAAPELPSKHTVDILPDGTVLLNGGNIGGDPYGKLTGLTSMLAGLKASADRLQKDTIVTIQADAYSPHYRSIDVLNACAEAKLKYVSFSQM; encoded by the coding sequence ATGAAAGCTAGCGACATCTTCGAAAGTGCAGGAAAACCTGATCTGACTCCTATGATTGACGTCGTCTTCTTGATGCTCGTCTTCTTCATGGTCACGACCGAGTTGATTAAACAAGAAGCCGACCTGGGTATTCAACTGCCCTCTCAAGCGCCGCCGACTGCGGCGCCAGAATTACCATCCAAGCACACGGTCGATATACTTCCCGATGGCACGGTGCTACTCAATGGCGGCAATATCGGCGGTGACCCTTACGGCAAGCTCACCGGATTAACCAGTATGCTCGCAGGCCTAAAAGCCTCTGCGGATCGCCTACAGAAGGACACGATCGTAACGATTCAAGCAGATGCGTATTCGCCGCACTATCGTTCGATCGATGTGTTGAATGCCTGCGCCGAAGCAAAACTTAAATACGTTTCGTTCAGTCAGATGTAG
- a CDS encoding glycoside hydrolase family protein, giving the protein MKNKFKVLQLGVLLSFAWCSQAIGIETSKFCKAQTPVGYILESDEESWTWGMAPIYDEDGKLHIFNSVIPNDGSWIRHSKIVHWVADQAEGPHTLLGDVFVSEDASYHNPQISKVGDTYVLVFLLNKHTEGGSKQEVGIATSKSLYGPWTESPLNPVIPASGKMGDYNIVHASNPSFVVAPDGSYRIYYKSMTDRYPIKTGFREMSFAVSDKLEGPYVNYEGNPVITYIEDGVDMEDPYAFYYNGMYYMIVEDRQGIKNMLEGNPIPADELKKGGYRPGLIYKSEDGINWGEPMVGYLTNEAYFGDPLARSERPSILWKDGKPEYLFLSCHDDKPSAGYLLKLDDWDGE; this is encoded by the coding sequence ATGAAGAACAAATTTAAAGTGCTACAGCTCGGTGTGCTGCTTAGCTTCGCATGGTGTAGTCAAGCGATTGGCATCGAGACGTCTAAGTTTTGCAAGGCTCAGACGCCTGTCGGTTATATCTTAGAGTCAGACGAAGAATCTTGGACTTGGGGCATGGCTCCGATCTACGATGAGGATGGAAAGCTGCATATTTTTAATTCAGTGATCCCAAATGATGGCAGCTGGATTCGGCACAGTAAGATTGTGCATTGGGTCGCTGATCAAGCTGAAGGACCACACACTTTGCTGGGAGATGTCTTCGTGAGTGAAGACGCGAGTTACCATAACCCGCAAATCTCGAAAGTAGGAGACACCTACGTGTTGGTGTTTCTATTGAATAAGCATACTGAGGGCGGGTCTAAGCAAGAGGTCGGCATCGCCACTTCCAAATCGCTTTACGGCCCATGGACAGAGAGCCCACTCAACCCAGTGATCCCTGCTTCGGGAAAGATGGGGGACTATAATATCGTCCACGCCTCAAACCCGAGCTTTGTGGTCGCTCCCGATGGTAGCTACCGCATCTATTATAAATCAATGACAGATCGGTATCCGATAAAGACAGGCTTTCGCGAAATGTCCTTTGCTGTGAGTGATAAGCTTGAGGGACCATATGTAAATTACGAAGGGAATCCCGTGATCACTTACATCGAAGATGGGGTTGATATGGAAGATCCTTACGCATTCTATTATAATGGCATGTATTACATGATCGTTGAGGATCGTCAGGGTATTAAGAACATGCTCGAAGGGAACCCGATTCCTGCGGATGAGTTGAAGAAGGGTGGCTATCGCCCTGGCTTGATTTATAAGTCAGAAGACGGCATCAACTGGGGAGAGCCCATGGTCGGTTACCTGACAAACGAGGCTTATTTCGGAGACCCATTGGCACGTAGCGAGCGTCCGAGTATTCTTTGGAAGGATGGAAAGCCTGAGTATCTTTTCCTTTCTTGCCATGATGACAAACCGTCGGCCGGATATTTGCTTAAACTGGATGACTGGGACGGCGAATAA
- a CDS encoding arylsulfatase, which yields MKSKLLCLGAVLCVFSSAAVIAGQLAGSRPNIILVMTDDQGMGDLSCMGNQVVQTPNIDRFHDKGVRFTDFQVSPTCAPTRAALMSGRAPFKNGVTHTIYQRERMALDAFTLPQALQSAGYATGIFGKWHLGDEEEYLPGNRGFDEALIHGAGGIGQVRLGDFPPNGENLYFDNVLLHNETIVQTKGFCTDLFFESGLAWIKQQIAARKPYFAYIALNAPHAPLVAPEQYTKRFRELGYDKGTAGRYGMIENIDDNFGQMLATLDKWDALENTLVIFMTDNGATHLSGKLNGKKLKHFNAHLKGGKNSPDEGGSHVPAFWQWQGMLEGDVDIDVLTAHLDLYQTFCELAGVQLPAQMQELDGRSLVPLLKDPKAVWPDRELFFHCGRWNPGKRDRAQYKDCAVRSERWRLVNNKELYDISADPYQKKDVAQSYPEVVAQLSKSYDQWWESVLPLMVNEGLPRLREEEFPLNIRYYKQLKEKGIPDWAPEPL from the coding sequence ATGAAAAGTAAGTTACTATGCCTAGGAGCAGTTCTGTGCGTGTTTTCCAGTGCTGCGGTTATCGCCGGACAGCTGGCAGGTAGTCGCCCGAATATCATCTTGGTCATGACTGATGACCAAGGGATGGGGGATCTGTCCTGCATGGGCAACCAAGTCGTTCAGACTCCGAATATTGATCGCTTTCATGATAAGGGGGTGCGGTTCACTGATTTTCAGGTCAGTCCGACCTGTGCTCCGACACGTGCGGCGTTGATGAGTGGACGCGCGCCGTTTAAGAACGGCGTGACACACACCATCTATCAGCGAGAGCGTATGGCTCTAGATGCTTTCACGCTCCCGCAAGCACTGCAAAGTGCTGGTTATGCCACAGGTATTTTTGGAAAGTGGCATCTTGGCGATGAAGAGGAGTATCTCCCCGGGAATCGTGGATTCGATGAGGCATTGATACACGGAGCAGGTGGTATTGGGCAGGTGCGACTTGGCGATTTTCCGCCGAATGGAGAGAACCTCTATTTTGACAATGTCCTACTGCATAATGAAACCATCGTGCAGACCAAAGGCTTTTGCACCGACCTGTTTTTCGAGTCTGGCTTGGCTTGGATTAAGCAGCAGATCGCCGCACGCAAACCGTATTTTGCATATATCGCTCTGAATGCACCGCACGCACCACTCGTCGCTCCAGAGCAATATACCAAGCGCTTTAGAGAGCTCGGCTATGACAAAGGCACAGCTGGTCGTTATGGTATGATCGAAAATATTGATGATAATTTCGGTCAGATGCTCGCAACGCTCGACAAGTGGGATGCGTTGGAGAATACACTCGTCATTTTCATGACCGACAACGGTGCGACGCACTTAAGCGGTAAGCTCAATGGCAAGAAGCTTAAACATTTCAATGCACACCTAAAAGGTGGTAAGAATTCACCAGATGAGGGTGGCTCGCATGTTCCAGCATTTTGGCAGTGGCAGGGCATGCTGGAGGGCGACGTGGATATCGATGTGCTGACCGCACATCTCGATCTCTATCAGACTTTCTGTGAGTTGGCGGGTGTTCAGTTGCCGGCACAAATGCAAGAGTTGGATGGGCGTTCTTTAGTGCCGCTTCTCAAAGACCCGAAGGCTGTGTGGCCTGATCGTGAGCTGTTCTTCCACTGTGGACGGTGGAACCCTGGAAAGCGTGATCGTGCTCAATATAAAGATTGTGCCGTGCGTAGCGAACGTTGGCGTTTAGTGAATAATAAGGAACTCTACGATATCTCGGCAGATCCTTATCAGAAAAAAGATGTGGCGCAGTCCTATCCAGAAGTCGTTGCGCAACTCAGTAAGTCGTATGACCAATGGTGGGAGTCGGTCTTGCCGCTGATGGTGAACGAGGGGCTACCTCGACTGCGTGAAGAAGAGTTTCCATTGAACATTCGCTACTACAAGCAGTTGAAGGAAAAAGGCATTCCAGATTGGGCGCCGGAACCGCTATAG